A window of Drosophila subobscura isolate 14011-0131.10 chromosome E, UCBerk_Dsub_1.0, whole genome shotgun sequence contains these coding sequences:
- the LOC117892618 gene encoding uncharacterized protein LOC117892618: MSMCTNQSLVQLIVILCLITEFTCKFEFTNIKCNCVDEAYCALDECYLKSINRTYKYLSIKVHLLKPPITNVKVRMAMFKRYNGYKPFLYNITFDGCKVLKNRKYNPVANYFLGFFEARSNMNHSCPYDHDIIVDKLPANVVDYHATAILPFPEGNYLVESNWYVDDIERAAFKIYGTLS; encoded by the exons ATGAGCATGTGCACCAACCAGAGCTTGGTGCAGCTCATCGTGATACTGTGTTTAATCACCGAG TTCACTTGTAAATTTGAGTTTACCAACATCAAATGCAATTGCGTGGATGAAGCATACTGCGCTTTGGATGAATGTTATCTGAAGTCGATCAATCGGACCTACAAGTATTTGTCCATAAAAGTTCACTTGCTAAAACCTCCCATTACCAATGTCAAGGTGCGAATGGCGATGTTCAAACGCTACAATGGATACAAGCCGTTTCTCTATAATATTACTTTCGATGGCTGTAAAGTGCTTAAGAATCGCAAGTATAATCCAGTCGCCAATTACTTTTTGGGCTTTTTTGAGGCGCGATCCAACATGAACCATTCATGTCCCTATGAT CACGATATTATTGTGGATAAGCTGCCCGCCAATGTCGTCGATTATCATGCCACAGCGATACTGCCCTTTCCGGAAGGTAACTACCTCGTGGAATCCAATTGGTATGTCGATGACATCGAACGAGCTGCCTTTAAGATCTATGGAACTCTTTCATAG
- the LOC117892626 gene encoding protein 5NUC encodes MNLNPTFQCLLLGLLLLFLLRQGCGIKFTLLHTNDMHSWFDPQSESGGKCLMAEDDEGHCFGGFGRVATAVSEARKAGSVIYLNGGDSFQGTPWYTIYKGTLVAQLLNLLSPDAMALGSHEFDDGVDGLLSFLELVKFPVLACNLDLRKVPKLQTTKQLLRSTIISKLQAKIGVVGYVRPDTKDRVQPNDVEFTNEIFAINTETKKLLEQGATIIIALGHAGFERDKEIARDCPDVDIVVGGQSHTFLYTGEPPSRELPEDPYPTIIFKPDGIKVLVLQAYAFTKYLGWIDLEFDNGGNMLSFRGNPILLDKSVHPRRDVQELLDTKRKVIDDMESHVVGTTMVYLNGDRTSCSLGECNFGNFIADSLVYARVLEQPGQAGQRKSWTDAAIGLMNSGGIRASIDPGQTGAITEADVMTVLPFDSDLYYTRISGNHLMKALEHSADQRDTESGAGYLQVAGLHLTFNYNRSKGQRISSIRARCAHCQIPFYESVDREKYYGVIVSSFLLSGGDGHNFVDPDRPEFSKLLMNDREALIRYLQEHKIVYPEREDRIISVEKKSSCCNRILARLWLIYIYIIYSCTTVLLL; translated from the exons ATGAATCTGAATCCAACCTTCCAGTGCTTGCTCTTGGgcttgctgcttctgtttctgctgcgaCAGGGCTGCGGGATCAAGTTCACGCTGCTCCACACGAACGACATGCACTCGTGGTTCGATCCGCAGTCGGAGAGCGGTGGCAAGTGCCTGATGGCGGAGGATGATGAGGGACACTGCTTCGGGGGCTTTGGGCGCGTGGCCACGGC TGTCTCGGAGGCCAGGAAGGCGGGATCGGTGATCTACTTGAATGGCGGCGACTCGTTCCAGGGCACACCCTGGTACACAATCTACAAGGGGACACTGGTGGCCCAGCTGCTGAACTTACTCTCCCCCGATGCCATG GCGCTGGGTAGCCACGAGTTCGATGATGGCGTCGATGGTCTGCTGTCCTTTCTGGAGCTGGTCAAGTTCCCCGTGTTGGCCTGCAATCTGGATCTGCGGAAGGTGCCCAAGCTGCAGACGACGAAGCAGTTGCTTCGCTCAACGATCATCAGCAAGCTGCAGGCAAAGATCGGTGTTGTGGGCTATGTACGGCCCGACACCAAGGACCGTGTCCAGCCCAATGATGTGGAATTCACCAACGAGATATTCGCCATTAA CACAGAGACAAAGAAGCTGCTGGAACAGGGCGCTACCATCATCATAGCTCTGGGACATGCCGGCTTCGAGAGGGACAAGGAGATAGCCAGGGACTGTCCGGATGTGGACATCGTTGTGGGCGGCCAATCGCACACGTTCCTCTACACGGGCGAGCCCCCAAGCAGGGAGCTGCCCGAGGATCCCTATCCCACCATCATCTTCAAGCCGGACGGGATCAAGGTGCTCGTACTCCAGGCATATGCCTTCACCAAGTATCTGGGGTGGATTGATCTTGAG TTCGACAATGGCGGCAACATGTTGAGCTTCAGGGGCAATCCCATTCTGCTGGACAAGTCAGTACATCCACGTCGGGATGTCCAGGAGCTGTTGGACACAAAGCGCAAGGTTATCGACGACATGGAGAGCCACGTGGTGGGCACTACCATGGTGTACCTGAACGGAGATCggaccagctgcagcttgggcGAGTGCAACTTTGGCAACTTCATCGCGGACAGCCTGGTCTATGCCCGAGTGCTGGAGCAGCCAGGTCAGGCGGGTCAGCGGAAGTCCTGGACAGACGCTGCCATAGGGTTGATGAATTCCGGAG GGATTCGCGCTTCCATCGATCCGGGCCAGACGGGTGCCATCACGGAGGCGGATGTGATGACGGTGCTGCCCTTCGACAGCGACCTGTACTACACCCGCATTAGTGGCAATCACCTGATGAAGGCCCTGGAACACTCCGCCGATCAGCGAGACACGGAGTCGGGTGCGGGCTACCTACAGGTGGCCGGACTGCATCTCACATTCAACTACAACCGGAGCAAGGGCCAGCGCATCTCGTCGATACGCGCCAGGTGTGCCCACTGTCAGATCCCCTTCTACGAGTCCGTCGACAGGGAAAAGTACTACGGTGTGATTGTGTCCTCGTTCCTGCTGTCTGGCGGCGATGGCCACAACTTTGTGGATCCCGATCGGCCAGAGTTCTCGAAGCTGCTGATGAATGATCGCGAGGCGCTGATCAGGTATCTGCAGGAGCACAAGATCGTCTACCCAGAGCGCGAGGATCGCATCATCAGTGTGGAGAAGAAATCGTCCTGCTGCAACAGGATTCTGGCAAGGCTTTGGctcatttacatttacattatCTACTCATGTACGACTGTTCTTCTGCTGTAG
- the LOC117890560 gene encoding protein 5NUC — MYLHWVYCLLVTILLAHHSQGNPIERKSSVATEFIILHNNDMHARFEQTNVNSGTCSQEDANTDKCYGGFARVAYEVRKYRKEAADGGTAVLYLNAGDTYTGTAWFTIFKDEIASAFLNKLQPDAISLGNHEFDEKVEGLIPFLNEVNFPVVTCNLDLRNVPELAATKHLVPSTILETQGARIGVIGYLTPDTKQLTLQSEVEFFEEVVSINAEAKKLKAQGINIIIALGHSGYLKDQEIAKNCPEVDIVIGGHTNTFLYNGAPPDVEHIDGPYPTVIRQKSGKEVPVVQAYAYTKYLGKIHVQFDAEGNLIEFDGSPILLNASVSQEQDLLDLLEVYRPSVIHLEKSVVGHTKVHLEGRKEVCRDRECNLGNMLTDAMVFSRVREEQGGDYWTDAAIALMVGGGIRSSIEKKSDGSITDSDILAVLPWGNHLYVTRVTGRTLRNALEHGAAARGKDSDGPFLQVSGIHVVYNPSKPEGHRVVSVQVRCAACRVPSYSDLDDAAFYNVIVQEFMFDGGDGHIIQEAHNPQHQRLQRNDYEAVREYLRERDYVYPEVEGRIIFKSAASGLLASVCLLLFSSLVMRVLS; from the exons ATGTACCTACACTGGGTTTACTGCCTCCTGGTCACAATTCTGCTGGCTCACCATTCCCAAGGGAATCCCATTGAGCGCAAGTCGAGTGTGGCCACAGAGTTTATTATCCTGCACAACAATGACATGCATGCCCGGTTCGAGCAGACGAACGTGAACAGCGGCACGTGCTCCCAGGAGGATGCCAATACGGACAAGTGCTACGGAGGCTTCGCCCGAGTGGCCTACGA GGTTCGCAAGTACCGCAAGGAGGCAGCGGATGGTGGAACTGCCGTCCTCTATCTGAATGCTGGCGACACTTACACGGGCACTGCCTGGTTCACCATCTTCAAGGATGAGATTGCCAGCGCCTTCCTCAACAAACTGCAGCCAGATGCCATC TCGCTGGGCAACCACGAGTTCGATGAGAAAGTCGAGGGCCTCATACCCTTCCTGAACGAGGTCAACTTCCCGGTGGTGACCTGCAATCTGGATCTGAGGAACGTGCCCGAGTTGGCTGCCACCAAGCATTTGGTTCCCTCCACCATCCTGGAGACCCAGGGCGCCAGGATCGGCGTGATTGGCTACTTGACGCCAGACACCAAGCAGCTTACCCTCCAGAGTGAGGTGGAGTTCTTCGAGGAAGTGGTTTCCATCAA TGCTGAGGCGAAGAAGCTGAAGGCGCAGGGCATCAATATAATCATTGCCCTGGGCCATTCGGGCTATCTGAAGGACCAGGAGATAGCCAAGAACTGCCCGGAGGTGGATATCGTGATTGGCggccacacaaacactttcCTCTACAACGGAGCCCCGCCCGATGTGGAACACATCGACGGTCCCTATCCCACGGTGATTAGGCAGAAGAGCGGCAAGGAGGTGCCTGTGGTGCAGGCCTATGCCTACACCAAGTATCTGGGCAAGATCCATGTGCAG TTCGATGCGGAGGGAAATCTGATTGAGTTCGATGGCTCGCCTATCCTGCTGAATGCCTCGGTGAGCCAGGAACAGGATCTGCTGGACCTGCTGGAGGTGTACCGACCCAGTGTGATACATCTGGAGAAGTCGGTGGTGGGCCACACGAAGGTCCATCTCGAGGGACGCAAGGAGGTGTGCCGCGACAGGGAGTGCAACCTGGGCAACATGCTCACCGATGCGATGGTCTTCAGTCGGGTGCGCGAGGAGCAGGGTGGCGACTACTGGACAGATGCTGCTATCGCTCTTATGGTGGGAGGCG GCATACGCAGCTCGATCGAGAAGAAGTCGGATGGCTCGATCACCGACAGCGACATACTGGCCGTTCTGCCCTGGGGCAATCACCTCTATGTGACGCGAGTAACCGGCAGGACGCTACGCAATGCCCTTGAGCACGGTGCGGCTGCCCGTGGCAAGGACTCGGACGGACCCTTCCTGCAGGTCTCCGGCATCCACGTGGTCTACAACCCAAGCAAGCCCGAGGGACACCGCGTCGTCTCGGTGCAGGTTCGTTGTGCCGCCTGTCGCGTGCCCAGCTACAGCGACCTGGACGACGCAGCCTTCTACAATGTGATTGTGCAGGAGTTTATGTTCGATGGGGGCGATGGCCACATCATCCAGGAGGCGCACAACCCACAGCACCAGCGGCTGCAAAGGAACGACTATGAGGCAGTGCGAGAGTATCTGCGGGAGCGGGACTACGTCTATCCGGAGGTCGAAGGTCGCATTATATTCAAGAGCGCGGCGAGTGGCCTCCTTGCCTCCGTGtgtctgctgctcttctcctcCTTGGTGATGCGTGTCCTTAGTTAA